A window from Aquiluna borgnonia encodes these proteins:
- the rimM gene encoding ribosome maturation factor RimM (Essential for efficient processing of 16S rRNA), which translates to MTWWTQISNSTKLRVGRLLKAHGLKGAIKLELYTDSPNERFKTGAVLELQVPEESPWFGKTVTVSDLKWFNNSPVVFLEGVTDRTAAESLIKAILLVEHELDQSPPEPDAWYDHQLVGLKVFRDGSEIGFVIRVDHMPAQDLLAIKYGELEVLLPFVKGFVPKVDTEAGLIEITPPGGLFEQIEEADAN; encoded by the coding sequence TTGACGTGGTGGACACAGATTTCTAACAGCACCAAGCTCCGAGTAGGCAGGCTGCTCAAAGCGCACGGCCTCAAAGGTGCTATCAAACTTGAGCTTTATACCGATTCCCCAAACGAGCGCTTCAAAACTGGCGCAGTCCTAGAACTTCAGGTTCCTGAGGAATCTCCCTGGTTTGGGAAAACCGTTACGGTTTCGGATTTGAAGTGGTTCAACAATTCCCCGGTTGTCTTCCTGGAGGGTGTAACGGATCGCACTGCGGCCGAGAGCCTAATCAAGGCCATTTTGCTGGTTGAGCATGAACTCGATCAGTCTCCACCAGAGCCAGATGCCTGGTATGACCACCAGCTGGTTGGCCTGAAGGTATTCCGCGACGGTTCAGAAATCGGATTCGTTATTCGGGTTGACCACATGCCGGCCCAGGATCTGCTGGCTATCAAATATGGCGAGCTGGAAGTGCTACTGCCATTTGTGAAGGGTTTTGTTCCAAAGGTTGACACCGAAGCTGGTTTGATTGAGATCACACCACCCGGAGGCCTTTTTGAGCAGATCGAGGAAGCTGATGCGAATTGA
- a CDS encoding ribonuclease HII has product MTSPSLSVELALLERFETVIGVDEVGRGALAGPVAVGAAAFSRQTETAFPSGLKDSKLLSEVKREAIAPLVQSWLPHNVGYSSVELIEAAGITKALEKAAVAAITPLISGSTVVLLDGSHNWLALSGLEVEYVVRVKADRDCAVVSAAALVAKVQRDQLMRELHELEPYFGFAGNKGYSSEQHIAALREYGPSNHHRKSWLAKILSDENALF; this is encoded by the coding sequence ATGACGTCCCCAAGCCTTAGCGTCGAACTCGCCCTGCTGGAGCGCTTCGAAACCGTTATCGGTGTTGACGAGGTGGGCAGGGGAGCGCTAGCTGGTCCGGTGGCGGTCGGCGCTGCAGCATTCAGCCGGCAAACAGAAACCGCTTTCCCATCAGGTCTAAAAGACAGCAAGTTGCTATCGGAAGTGAAGCGTGAGGCTATAGCCCCACTGGTTCAAAGTTGGCTCCCGCACAACGTTGGCTACAGCTCGGTTGAACTCATCGAGGCTGCCGGAATCACAAAGGCTCTGGAGAAAGCAGCGGTTGCTGCCATTACTCCGCTGATTTCCGGCAGCACGGTCGTGCTGCTGGATGGTTCTCACAACTGGTTAGCACTCAGTGGTCTTGAGGTTGAGTACGTGGTTAGGGTCAAGGCCGACCGAGACTGCGCCGTGGTGTCTGCCGCGGCCCTTGTGGCCAAGGTGCAGCGCGATCAACTGATGCGTGAGCTCCACGAACTGGAACCATATTTTGGATTTGCTGGCAATAAGGGCTATTCGTCTGAGCAGCACATCGCAGCGCTGCGGGAATATGGTCCGAGCAATCACCACCGTAAAAGTTGGCTGGCAAAAATCCTCTCGGATGAGAATGCTCTTTTTTGA
- the ffh gene encoding signal recognition particle protein: MFGNLSDRLSDTFKSLRGKGKLSAADIDETLRDIRRALLEADVALEVVKTFTGKVRERALGDEVSKALNPAQQVVQIVNDELKAILGGEARKLAFAKNPPTVIMLAGLQGSGKTTLAGKLAKWLKEQNHTPLLVAADLQRPNAVTQLQVLGEKVGVPVFAPEAGNGTGDPVKVSRDAIDFAKKSQYSVVIVDTAGRLGVDQEMMQQASDIRDAVSPDEILFVVDSMLGQDAVNVAKAFHDGVGVSGVVLTKLDGDSRGGAALSVATVTGAPILFSSTGEGLDAFEPFYPDRMASRILDMGDILSLIEQAQKNFDEEESKRLAEKLATEQFTLQDFLEQMQQLKRMGSMKNLLGMLPGIAQAKRQLEEFDEREITRTEAIIYSMTPLERNQPKVLNGSRRMRIAKGSGTSVTEVNQLIQRFEQASKVMKTMARGGVPNIPGTNPVLSGGTVGGGFMGGKKKIDKKKKGSKSGNPAKRAAENAGLSFGSEKSSGSGSAFGLH; this comes from the coding sequence CGCTGCTCGAGGCCGACGTTGCCCTTGAGGTAGTTAAGACATTCACCGGCAAAGTCCGCGAGCGCGCTCTGGGTGATGAGGTTTCTAAGGCACTTAACCCCGCTCAGCAGGTGGTGCAGATTGTCAACGACGAGCTAAAGGCAATTCTCGGTGGTGAGGCTCGCAAGCTCGCCTTCGCGAAGAACCCGCCGACCGTGATCATGCTGGCAGGTTTGCAGGGTTCAGGTAAAACAACTTTGGCTGGAAAGTTAGCCAAGTGGCTCAAAGAGCAAAACCACACGCCTTTGTTGGTTGCCGCTGACCTACAGCGCCCCAATGCCGTTACTCAGCTGCAGGTGCTGGGTGAAAAGGTTGGGGTCCCGGTGTTTGCGCCGGAGGCGGGCAATGGCACCGGTGACCCGGTAAAGGTTTCGAGGGACGCTATCGATTTCGCGAAGAAGTCGCAGTACTCAGTGGTGATTGTTGATACCGCTGGCCGCCTGGGTGTTGACCAGGAGATGATGCAGCAGGCCAGCGATATCCGCGATGCGGTGTCACCTGATGAAATCTTGTTTGTGGTGGACTCCATGCTCGGCCAAGATGCGGTGAACGTTGCCAAGGCCTTCCACGATGGCGTTGGGGTTTCGGGAGTGGTGCTCACCAAGCTAGATGGTGATTCCAGGGGTGGTGCTGCGCTCTCGGTTGCCACGGTTACCGGTGCTCCAATTCTGTTTAGCTCCACCGGTGAGGGGCTTGATGCCTTTGAGCCTTTCTACCCGGACCGCATGGCCTCTCGCATCCTGGACATGGGAGACATCCTCAGCCTTATCGAGCAGGCGCAAAAGAACTTTGATGAGGAGGAGTCCAAGCGCCTAGCTGAAAAGCTAGCCACCGAGCAGTTCACGCTGCAGGACTTCCTGGAGCAAATGCAGCAGCTCAAGAGGATGGGCAGCATGAAGAATCTGCTCGGCATGCTGCCGGGTATCGCGCAGGCCAAAAGGCAGCTTGAAGAGTTTGACGAGCGGGAGATCACCCGCACCGAGGCCATCATCTACTCGATGACTCCGCTAGAGCGAAACCAGCCCAAGGTCCTAAATGGCTCTCGCCGCATGAGAATTGCCAAAGGCTCTGGAACCTCGGTCACCGAGGTGAACCAGCTGATTCAGCGATTTGAGCAGGCCTCCAAGGTCATGAAGACCATGGCCAGAGGGGGAGTGCCAAATATCCCAGGGACCAATCCTGTGCTGTCCGGTGGCACCGTGGGCGGTGGGTTCATGGGCGGCAAGAAAAAGATCGACAAAAAGAAAAAGGGATCCAAGAGTGGAAACCCAGCCAAGCGCGCTGCCGAGAATGCCGGCTTGAGCTTTGGTTCCGAGAAATCTTCCGGATCTGGCAGCGCATTTGGGCTCCATTAG
- the rpsP gene encoding 30S ribosomal protein S16, whose amino-acid sequence MAVKIRLKRIGKTRTPHYRIVVADSRTHRDGRVIEEIGRYVPGNDPSIIEVNSERAQYWLSVGAQPTEQAAVLLKLTGDMANAKGEKKNTVLPQKSKDAYVVDTAKKSVVVPKLEKKAEPVAEEAPAAEAVSEEAPAAEVVETAVEETPVVEAAAEETPAEPAAEAVAEEAPAADEAAEAPAAEAEEPKAE is encoded by the coding sequence GTGGCTGTAAAGATCCGCCTAAAGCGCATTGGCAAGACGCGCACCCCGCACTACCGCATCGTAGTTGCAGACTCTCGCACTCACCGCGACGGTCGCGTAATCGAAGAAATTGGTCGTTACGTTCCAGGAAACGACCCATCCATCATTGAGGTCAACTCTGAGCGCGCTCAGTACTGGCTGTCGGTTGGCGCTCAGCCAACCGAGCAGGCTGCAGTGCTGCTAAAGCTGACCGGAGACATGGCAAACGCCAAGGGCGAGAAGAAGAACACCGTTCTTCCTCAGAAGTCCAAGGACGCTTACGTCGTTGACACCGCCAAGAAGTCGGTTGTCGTTCCAAAGCTTGAGAAGAAGGCTGAGCCAGTTGCCGAAGAGGCACCTGCAGCCGAAGCTGTTTCCGAAGAGGCTCCAGCCGCTGAGGTCGTTGAGACCGCAGTCGAGGAGACTCCAGTAGTCGAGGCTGCAGCCGAGGAAACTCCAGCTGAGCCAGCCGCTGAGGCCGTTGCCGAGGAAGCCCCAGCTGCTGATGAGGCCGCAGAGGCTCCAGCCGCTGAGGCAGAAGAGCCAAAGGCAGAGTAA
- a CDS encoding DUF2469 family protein, giving the protein MDENEFEDYDRDAELALYREYRDVVKMFRFVIETERRFYLANEVELKRVDTATDFYFELNMQDVWVWDIYRTDRFVKQVRVMTFKDVNVEEIGNRELEIPKEFAVGE; this is encoded by the coding sequence ATGGACGAGAACGAATTCGAGGACTACGACCGCGATGCCGAGCTAGCGCTCTATCGCGAATATCGAGATGTCGTAAAGATGTTCCGATTCGTCATCGAAACCGAGCGCCGCTTCTACCTGGCCAATGAGGTTGAGCTAAAGCGAGTAGACACCGCAACAGATTTTTACTTCGAACTGAACATGCAGGACGTCTGGGTCTGGGACATTTACCGCACCGACCGTTTCGTGAAGCAGGTCAGGGTGATGACCTTCAAGGATGTCAACGTCGAGGAAATCGGTAACCGAGAGCTCGAGATTCCAAAGGAATTTGCTGTCGGCGAGTAG
- a CDS encoding class I SAM-dependent methyltransferase: MSRAARKVSFLVHWFQFNVEWGTDNPEFFDHQLDLHYQWTRTGNSLPMERGVHSSMALVGGGNTLDLACGDGFFTNYFYALRSKSVVGVDFDPVAIRQAKKNVILSNVNFILGDIRKDIPDGPFDNIVWDAAIEHFTETEIKALVARIKEVMAPEGILSGYTVTEAEHGHKHLHQHEYEFHDKEDLLRFFEPHFRNVHVYETVFPNRTNLYFYATDGKLPLRSDRHLILER; the protein is encoded by the coding sequence ATGTCTAGGGCTGCAAGAAAAGTTAGTTTTTTGGTTCATTGGTTTCAGTTCAATGTCGAATGGGGAACCGACAATCCGGAGTTTTTTGACCACCAGCTTGACCTCCACTATCAATGGACGAGGACCGGAAATTCGCTGCCTATGGAGCGTGGCGTTCATTCGTCCATGGCGTTGGTGGGTGGAGGCAACACTCTAGACCTCGCCTGTGGGGATGGATTTTTCACTAATTACTTTTACGCCTTGCGCTCAAAATCCGTCGTAGGGGTCGACTTTGACCCAGTGGCAATTCGTCAGGCGAAAAAGAATGTCATTCTCTCGAATGTAAATTTCATTTTGGGGGACATCAGGAAAGACATCCCCGATGGGCCGTTTGACAACATTGTCTGGGACGCCGCGATAGAGCACTTCACTGAAACTGAAATCAAGGCCCTAGTTGCAAGAATCAAAGAGGTTATGGCCCCCGAGGGAATCCTCAGCGGTTACACGGTGACCGAAGCTGAACATGGACATAAGCATCTTCACCAACACGAATACGAGTTTCACGACAAGGAGGACCTCCTTCGGTTCTTCGAACCGCACTTCAGAAATGTCCATGTTTACGAGACCGTTTTCCCCAATCGAACAAATCTTTATTTCTACGCCACGGATGGGAAGCTACCGCTCAGATCGGACAGGCATCTGATTCTGGAGAGATAG
- the rplS gene encoding 50S ribosomal protein L19, translating to MHILDVVDAKNLKTDIPDFRAGDNVKVHVNIIEGNRSRIQVFQGVVIRKSGHGIRETFTVRKVSFQVGVERTFPVHSPVIDKIELVTKGDVRRAKLYYLRELRGKAAKIREKRDNV from the coding sequence ATGCACATTCTCGACGTAGTCGATGCCAAAAACCTAAAGACCGACATTCCTGACTTCCGCGCTGGAGACAATGTCAAGGTTCACGTAAACATCATTGAAGGTAACCGCAGCCGTATTCAGGTTTTCCAGGGTGTTGTCATCCGCAAGTCCGGTCACGGAATCCGCGAGACCTTCACCGTTCGCAAGGTTTCCTTCCAGGTTGGCGTAGAGCGTACCTTCCCAGTGCACAGCCCAGTAATCGACAAGATTGAGCTAGTCACCAAGGGTGATGTTCGTCGCGCCAAGCTTTACTACCTGCGCGAGCTTCGCGGCAAGGCTGCCAAGATCCGCGAAAAGCGCGACAACGTCTAA
- the trmD gene encoding tRNA (guanosine(37)-N1)-methyltransferase TrmD, which yields MRIDAISIFPDYFNVLELSLLGKAKQSGLIEFQAHDLRSWTTDKHKTVDDSPYGGGAGMVMKPEPWGLAFDDVLTPKSTVIFTTPAGIPFTQKLAQELSTREHLVFACGRYEGIDQRVVENARSEVEVLEISIGDYVLNGGEVAALAMLEAITRLMPGFMGNAESIVEESHSDGLLEYPSYTKPQSWRGLEVPEVLLSGHHAEIEKWRRAQSVERTRQNRPDLID from the coding sequence ATGCGAATTGATGCAATTTCCATCTTCCCCGATTACTTCAATGTTTTAGAGCTTTCACTGCTTGGTAAAGCTAAGCAGTCCGGCTTGATTGAGTTTCAAGCCCACGACCTGAGGTCTTGGACCACCGACAAGCACAAAACGGTGGATGATTCGCCTTATGGCGGAGGTGCCGGCATGGTGATGAAGCCTGAGCCTTGGGGCTTGGCGTTTGACGATGTGCTAACTCCGAAGAGCACGGTAATTTTTACTACTCCGGCCGGAATTCCCTTTACCCAAAAGCTTGCTCAGGAGCTTTCAACCAGGGAGCACCTGGTGTTTGCCTGCGGTAGATACGAGGGCATAGACCAGCGCGTGGTTGAGAATGCTCGGTCAGAGGTTGAGGTGCTAGAGATCTCGATTGGTGATTACGTTCTCAATGGGGGAGAGGTTGCGGCTTTGGCCATGTTAGAGGCCATCACCAGGCTCATGCCGGGTTTTATGGGCAATGCCGAGTCGATTGTTGAGGAGTCTCACTCCGATGGGCTGCTCGAGTATCCGAGCTACACCAAGCCGCAATCCTGGCGAGGTCTAGAGGTTCCCGAAGTATTGCTCTCTGGTCACCATGCCGAGATTGAGAAGTGGCGCAGGGCGCAGTCCGTTGAGCGGACCAGGCAGAATCGGCCCGATCTGATCGACTAA
- a CDS encoding RNA-binding protein, protein MLQASLQHIVRAIVDNPDDATVAARNGGKGDLLEVRVHPDDLGRVIGKNGRTATALRTVVNALADGKRVRVDVVDTDF, encoded by the coding sequence ATGTTGCAAGCGTCCCTCCAGCATATTGTTCGCGCCATCGTGGATAACCCCGATGACGCAACCGTTGCTGCCCGCAACGGCGGCAAGGGAGATCTGCTGGAGGTGCGCGTGCACCCAGACGACCTAGGTCGTGTTATCGGCAAGAACGGCCGCACCGCCACTGCCTTGAGAACTGTTGTCAACGCCCTTGCGGATGGCAAGCGCGTCCGAGTTGACGTGGTGGACACAGATTTCTAA
- the lepB gene encoding signal peptidase I — translation MQESGELRPRNATTISSIRRFIKNAKKNWFVAFLFDFVIIVGTALVLSVAIKAFLIRSFFIPSGSMMDTLQINDRIIVNVMAPELMPLEHGDVVVFRDPGGWLGAVPTEDKTSWQEFTDFVLGTFGITAPDSAEHLVKRVIGLPGDTIECCDAEGRLLVNGVPIDEVYVRPGSIPSEIEFKVTVPEGSYWVMGDNRQNSTDSRYHQDLPSGGFVNQEFVVGRAILVSWPVENWIFLENFSEVFNDVPKP, via the coding sequence ATGCAGGAATCCGGGGAACTTAGACCCCGCAACGCCACGACCATCTCTTCAATTAGGCGCTTTATCAAAAACGCCAAGAAGAACTGGTTCGTGGCGTTTTTATTTGACTTTGTAATCATCGTCGGTACCGCGCTGGTTCTCTCGGTTGCGATCAAGGCCTTTTTGATTCGCTCTTTCTTCATCCCATCGGGATCCATGATGGACACCCTGCAGATTAACGACCGAATCATAGTGAACGTGATGGCTCCCGAGCTGATGCCGCTTGAGCATGGTGACGTTGTGGTCTTCAGGGATCCCGGTGGCTGGCTGGGCGCTGTCCCAACCGAAGACAAAACCAGCTGGCAGGAGTTCACTGACTTTGTGCTGGGAACCTTTGGCATCACCGCTCCTGACTCAGCTGAGCACCTGGTGAAGCGAGTAATTGGTTTGCCTGGCGACACAATCGAGTGTTGCGATGCCGAAGGCAGGCTGCTGGTCAACGGTGTTCCAATCGATGAGGTTTACGTTCGCCCCGGTTCAATCCCCTCGGAGATTGAGTTCAAGGTCACTGTTCCAGAGGGTTCCTACTGGGTGATGGGAGACAACCGGCAGAATTCAACCGACTCCCGCTACCACCAGGATCTGCCCTCCGGTGGTTTTGTGAATCAAGAATTTGTGGTTGGCAGAGCGATCTTGGTCTCTTGGCCGGTTGAGAACTGGATATTCCTGGAGAACTTCTCAGAAGTCTTCAATGACGTCCCCAAGCCTTAG
- a CDS encoding DNA-processing protein DprA yields MQLTFEQEQVIAYSALSEPGDALAQLIFQLRGPAAIEEYRRGLAKSLWIEQIAELAPEYLQSVPALLERFSLRLPKIHVPTLVERAIRWNASPVFPPAMPQTWSRFQDLGLHRPYLLWIAGNPEILEQDGNAVVGTRTPSARGIARARALVRQLGAPVISGGASGIDACAHRAAIDFSLPTVAFMAGGIDRAYPQENWPLFHDIVRAGGALVSELVPFTAPTRFRFLARNRLIAASATATFVVEAGYRSGSKNTANHAKNLGREVYAIPTGWSEKTAQGCNVMIREGLAQPWHLGRRIEVEPTYPQKRVLDAVREGANSAAEIAAESGLSITEVKAEIRALELNGISVFGAGKSLGERLSA; encoded by the coding sequence ATGCAGCTAACTTTTGAACAAGAACAGGTAATCGCCTACTCCGCTCTGAGCGAGCCCGGGGATGCCCTGGCTCAACTTATCTTTCAGCTTCGCGGTCCAGCAGCCATTGAGGAATACCGCAGGGGCCTTGCCAAATCGCTCTGGATTGAGCAGATCGCAGAACTTGCCCCGGAATACCTGCAGAGCGTCCCAGCCCTACTGGAGCGCTTTTCGCTGAGGCTTCCAAAGATCCACGTTCCAACCTTGGTCGAGCGGGCGATTCGCTGGAATGCATCCCCGGTATTTCCTCCGGCCATGCCGCAAACCTGGTCTAGGTTTCAGGACCTGGGGCTGCACCGCCCCTACCTGCTCTGGATTGCCGGTAACCCGGAGATCCTGGAGCAAGATGGCAACGCAGTGGTTGGAACTAGGACACCTTCAGCCAGAGGAATTGCCAGAGCCCGTGCTCTGGTTCGTCAGCTTGGTGCGCCGGTAATCTCCGGCGGTGCCAGTGGCATTGATGCCTGCGCTCACCGAGCCGCAATTGATTTTTCCCTTCCTACCGTTGCTTTCATGGCCGGCGGTATTGATCGCGCCTACCCGCAGGAAAATTGGCCGCTGTTTCACGACATCGTCAGGGCCGGAGGCGCGCTGGTCTCGGAGTTGGTTCCATTCACCGCCCCGACTAGGTTTCGGTTTCTCGCTCGTAATCGGTTGATCGCGGCCAGTGCCACCGCCACCTTTGTGGTGGAGGCTGGCTACCGCAGTGGCTCTAAGAACACCGCGAATCACGCAAAGAATTTAGGCCGCGAGGTCTACGCAATCCCTACCGGATGGTCGGAAAAAACGGCTCAGGGGTGCAACGTCATGATCCGCGAGGGTCTTGCCCAGCCCTGGCACCTAGGCAGGCGCATTGAAGTTGAACCGACCTACCCGCAAAAAAGAGTGCTGGATGCAGTTCGGGAAGGGGCGAACTCGGCTGCCGAGATTGCCGCTGAGTCCGGGCTGTCAATAACCGAAGTCAAAGCTGAAATCAGAGCCTTAGAGCTCAATGGAATTTCTGTCTTTGGTGCGGGGAAGTCTTTGGGCGAGCGACTATCTGCCTAG
- a CDS encoding tyrosine recombinase XerC, protein MEELTVAAERFMRSLQARGTSPNTQKAYHSDLRDFLGFLSDRKLSLDLNACREWLFVLSDNGATKSTMARKASALRAFTAYLTEQGALETDPGLRLRSPKLERNLPKVASELSVGEVLERLENLASTDDPSAIRDWLVFELLYATGMRVSELAGLNLADFDFSRRLVLVTGKGDKQRMLPYGQKAQDALERWLQLGRKKFWIPKAGDALLVSSRGSRVGVRQLYSVVAEQLASTSTGQAGPHTLRHSAATHLLDHGMDLRAVQEILGHASLGTTQIYTHVSVERLKKSFEQAHPRA, encoded by the coding sequence GTGGAAGAGCTAACTGTTGCTGCCGAGCGATTCATGCGCTCTCTGCAGGCTCGCGGCACTTCGCCTAACACCCAAAAGGCCTACCATTCTGACCTCAGAGACTTCTTAGGGTTCCTCTCTGATCGCAAACTGTCACTTGACCTCAACGCTTGCAGAGAGTGGTTATTTGTCTTGTCTGACAATGGTGCAACTAAAAGCACCATGGCTAGAAAAGCATCTGCTCTGCGGGCTTTCACCGCATACCTGACAGAACAGGGGGCCCTGGAAACTGATCCCGGTTTGCGACTTCGCTCTCCAAAGTTGGAGCGAAATCTTCCGAAGGTGGCCAGCGAGCTGAGTGTTGGTGAGGTTTTGGAGAGGTTAGAGAATCTTGCAAGCACTGATGACCCCTCTGCGATCAGAGACTGGTTGGTGTTTGAGCTGCTTTACGCAACCGGGATGCGAGTCAGTGAGCTTGCGGGGCTGAATCTTGCCGATTTTGATTTCTCTAGAAGGCTGGTTCTGGTGACCGGCAAGGGAGACAAGCAGCGGATGCTGCCCTACGGGCAAAAGGCGCAGGATGCTTTGGAGCGCTGGCTACAGCTTGGGCGTAAGAAGTTTTGGATACCGAAAGCGGGGGACGCCCTGCTGGTTTCTTCGCGGGGTTCTCGAGTTGGGGTCAGGCAGCTCTACTCTGTGGTTGCAGAACAGCTTGCCAGCACCTCAACAGGGCAAGCCGGGCCTCACACGCTTCGGCACTCGGCGGCCACCCACCTGCTTGATCACGGGATGGATTTGAGAGCGGTGCAGGAAATTCTCGGGCACGCCTCCCTTGGAACCACGCAGATTTACACTCACGTTTCCGTGGAGCGGCTAAAGAAGTCTTTTGAGCAGGCTCACCCCAGGGCCTAG